The Penaeus chinensis breed Huanghai No. 1 chromosome 36, ASM1920278v2, whole genome shotgun sequence genome includes a region encoding these proteins:
- the LOC125044899 gene encoding myosin heavy chain, muscle-like: MPGHLVKSTGPDPDPSEWLYVSAEQRMLDQTKPYDPKKSCWVPDDKEGFLEGLIQGTKGDSMVSVQLKSGEVKNYKKDVVGQVNPPKYEKADDMSNLTYLNDASVLYNLKTRYQAKLIYTYSGLFCIAVNPYKRFPIYTNRTVKIYQGKRRNEVPPHLFAISDGAYMDMLQSGTNQSMLITGESGAGKTENTKKVLSYFANVGATTKKKDDENKPNLEDQIVQTNPPLEAYGNAKTTRNDNSSRFGKFIRIHFAPNGKLSGADIEVYLLEKARVISQQAAERGYHIFYQMMSDQVPYMKKICCLTDDIYDYNYVAQGKVTVPSIDDKEDMEFTHNAFSILNFTDQERDDAYRLTASVMHMGNLKFKQRGREEQAEPDGTEAGDTLGEVFGVDSAELYKNLCKPKIKVGAEFVTQGRNVNQVNYSVGALAKALFDRLFKWIVKKCNQTLETGMKRAMFIGVLDIAGFEIFDYNGFEQICINFCNEKLQQFFNHHMFVLEQEEYKSEGINWQFVDFGMDLQACIELFEKKLGLLAILEEESMFPKATDKTFEEKLKANHLGKSPCLIKPKPPKPGQAEGHFAIVHYAGTVTYNLSGWLEKNKDPLNDTVVDQLKKASNQLLVLCFADHPGQSGDAGGGKGKGGKGGKKGSTGFKTVSSGYRDQLNSLMTTLHSTHPHFIRCIVPNETKTPGAVQAGLIMHQLTCNGVLEGIRICRKGFPNRMPYQDFKHRYKILAPEIMISEKDDKKAAEKTFEKSGLDPELFRCGKTKNAFSILNFTDQERDDAYRLTASVMHMGNLKFKQRGREEQAEPDGTEAGDTLGEVFGVDSAELYKNLCKPKIKVGAEFVTQGRNVNQVNYSVGALAKALFDRLFKWIVKKCNQTLETGMKRAMFIGVLDIAGFEIFDYNGFEQICINFCNEKLQQFFNHHMFVLEQEEYKSEGINWQFVDFGMDLQACIELFEKAMADKTNKQIQQQINDVNSRLDEANRNLNDFDAHKKKLAIENSDLLRQLEEIEGQISQLNNIKVSLTTQLDDTKKIVEDEARERSSLLGKFRNLEHDLDGLREQLDEETEGKADANRLLSKANAEAHMWRSKYEAEGVARAEEIEAARLKLAARLEEAELQIEQLNVKNLQMEKAKGRVLSDIEEMQLQVERAQGLAIAAEKNQKNFDRVVNEWKVKVDDLAVELDASQKECRQYSTEHFRIKAMFEENLEHLDAVRRENKSLADEIKDLMEQISEGGRSLHEIEKNAKRFEIEKEELQAALEEAEVALEQEENKVLRGQLELSQVRQEIEKRIQEKEEEFDATRKTHQRAIDSMQASLEAEAKSKAEALRMKKKLESDINELEIALDQSNKANADIQKAVKKAQLELKDMQARIEEEQLVASEYREQASASERKANAVNGELEESRTLLEQSDRARRQAESELADSNESLSHLSAQHGSLSMAKRKLEGEMQTLHADLDDMLNESKNSEDKSKKAMVDAARLADELRAEQEHAQNLEKIRRGLEVSVKELQGRLEECEANAHKTGKKALAKLETRIRELESQFDDEARRHADAQKNLRKCERRIKELSFQSDEDKKNHERMQDLVDKLQQKIKTYKRQIEEAEEIAALNLAKYRKAQQELEGARN, translated from the exons GCTTCCGTCCTGTACAATTTAAAGACCCGTTACCAGGCCAAGCTCATCTACACCTACTCTGGCCTCTTCTGCATCGCCGTCAACCCCTACAAGCGCTTCCCCATCTACACCAACCGCACCGTCAAGATCTACCAGGGCAAGAGGCGTAATGAGGTGCCTCCCCATCTCTTCGCCATCTCCGACGGCGCCTACATGGACATGTTGCAGT cCGGAACTAACCAGTCTATGCTTATTAC TGGAGAGTCTGGTGCTGGCAAGACTGAGAACACGAAGAAGGTGCTGTCCTACTTCGCCAACGTCGGCGCCACCAccaagaagaaggatgatgagaaCAAACCG AACTTGGAGGACCAGATCGTGCAGACCAATCCTCCTCTTGAAGCTTACGGTAACGCCAAGACCACCCGTAACGACAACTCCTCTCGTTTC GGTAAGTTCATCCGTATTCACTTCGCCCCCAATGGCAAACTGTCCGGTGCTGACATCGAGGTGTACCTGCTGGAGAAGGCTCGTGTCATCTCCCAGCAGGCTGCTGAGCGAGGCTACCACATCTTCTACCAGATGATGTCCGATCAAGTCCCTTACATGAAGA AAATATGTTGTCTTACTGACGACATCTACGACTACAACTACGTAGCTCAGGGCAAGGTCACTGTGCCTTCCATTGACGACAAGGAAGACATGGAGTTCACACAC AACGCTTTCTCCATTCTGAACTTCACTGACCAAGAGCGCGATGACGCCTACAGGCTCACTGCTTCCGTCATGCACATGGGCAACCTCAAGTTCAAGCAGAGGGGCCGAGAGGAGCAGGCCGAACCCGACGGTACTGAG GCTGGTGATACTCTTGGTGAGGTTTTTGGCGTCGACAGTGCTGAGCTGTACAAGAACCTGTGCAAGCCCAAGATCAAGGTCGGCGCTGAGTTCGTCACCCAGGGAAGAAACGTTAACCAGGTTAACTACTCCGTTGGTGCTCTGGCAAAGGCCCTGTTCGACCGTCTCTTCAAGTGGATCGTGAAGAAGTGTAACCAGACCCTCGAGACCGGCATGAAGCGTGCCATGTTCATCGGCGTGCTTGATATTGCTGGTTTTGAGATCTTTGAC TACAACGGCTTCGAGCAGATTTGCATCAACTTCTGTAATGAGAAGTTGCAGCAGTTCTTCAACCATCACATGTTTGTGCTGGAGCAGGAGGAATATAAGTCAGAAGGAATTAACTGGCAGTTCGTCGACTTCGGTATGGATCTGCAAGCCTGTATTGAGCTCTTCGAGAAG AAACTCGGTCTCCTCGCCATTCTCGAGGAGGAATCCATGTTCCCTAAGGCTACTGACAAGACCTTTGAGGAGAAGCTGAAGGCCAACCATCTGGGCAAGTCTCCCTGCCTCATCAAGCCGAAGCCTCCCAAGCCAGGCCAGGCTGAGGGTCACTTCGCCATCGTCCACTACGCCGGCACTGTGACTTACAACCTGAGTGGCTGGCTGGAGAAGAACAAGGACCCCCTCAACGACACCGTCGTCGACCAGCTCAAGAAGGCTTCCAATCAGTTGCTCGTATTGTGCTTTGCTGACCATCCTGGCCAGTCTGGTGACGCTGGTGGTGGAAAGG GCAAGGGAGGCAAGGGTGGCAAGAAGGGGTCTACTGGCTTCAAGACTGTGTCCTCTGGGTATAGG GACCAACTGAACAGCCTCATGACGACTCTGCACTCCACTCATCCCCACTTCATCCGTTGCATTGTGCCCAACGAGACAAAGACGCCAG GCGCTGTTCAGGCTGGTCTTATCATGCACCAGCTGACCTGCAACGGTGTGCTCGAGGGCATCCGTATCTGCCGCAAGGGCTTCCCCAACAGGATGCCTTACCAGGACTTCAAGCACCG CTACAAGATCCTCGCCCCAGAAATCATGATCAGTGAGAAGGACGACAAGAAAGCAGCAGAGAAGACGTTCGAGAAGTCTGGACTTGACCCAGAACTTTTCCGCTGCGGTAAAACCAAG AACGCTTTCTCCATTCTGAACTTCACTGACCAAGAGCGCGATGACGCCTACAGGCTCACTGCTTCCGTCATGCACATGGGCAACCTCAAGTTCAAGCAGAGGGGCCGAGAGGAGCAGGCCGAACCCGACGGTACTGAG GCTGGTGATACTCTTGGTGAGGTTTTTGGCGTCGACAGTGCTGAGCTGTACAAGAACCTGTGCAAGCCCAAGATCAAGGTCGGCGCTGAGTTCGTCACCCAGGGAAGAAACGTTAACCAGGTTAACTACTCCGTTGGTGCTCTGGCAAAGGCCCTGTTCGACCGTCTCTTCAAGTGGATCGTGAAGAAGTGTAACCAGACCCTCGAGACCGGCATGAAGCGTGCCATGTTCATCGGCGTGCTTGATATTGCTGGTTTTGAGATCTTTGAC TACAACGGCTTCGAGCAGATTTGCATCAACTTCTGTAATGAGAAGTTGCAGCAGTTCTTCAACCATCACATGTTTGTGCTGGAGCAGGAGGAATATAAGTCAGAAGGAATTAACTGGCAGTTCGTCGACTTCGGTATGGATCTGCAAGCCTGTATTGAGCTCTTCGAGAAG GCCATGGCTGATAAGACAAACAAGCAGATTCAGCAGCAGATCAATGATGTGAACTCCAGGCTGGACGAAGCAAACCGCAATCTTAACGACTTCGATGCTCACAAGAAGAAGCTTGCTATTGAGAACTCCGATTTGTTGCGTCAACTGGAGGAGATAGAAGGCCAGATCTCTCAGCTGAACAATATCAAGGTTTCTCTCACGACGCAGTTGGACGATACCAAGAAGATCGTCGAGGATGAGGCAAGG gaaCGAAGCTCCCTTCTTGGTAAATTCCGCAACCTGGAACATGACCTTGACGGCCTTCGTGAGCAGCTTGATGAGGAAACTGAAGGTAAAGCTGATGCCAATCGCCTGCTGTCCAAGGCTAATGCTGAAGCTCATATGTGGCGCTCCAAGTATGAGGCTGAAGGTGTGGCTCGTGCCGAAGAGATTGAGGCCGCCCGCCTGAAGCTTGCCGCTCGCCTCGAGGAAGCTGAATTGCAGATTGAACAACTCAATGTTAAGAATCTACAGATGGAAAAGGCCAAGGGGCGCGTTCTGTCCGACATTGAGGAGATGCAGCTGCAGGTGGAACGTGCTCAGGGTCTGGCCATTGCTGCCGAAAAGAACCAGAAGAACTTTGATCGGGTTGTCAACGAATGGAAGGTAAAGGTTGACGATCTTGCCGTGGAACTGGATGCTTCCCAGAAAGAATGCCGCCAGTATTCCACCGAGCACTTCCGCATCAAGGCCATGTTCGAGGAAAATCTTGAGCATCTGGATGCTGTTCGTCGCGAGAACAAGAGTCTGGCTGATGAGATCAAGGACTTGATGGAGCAGATCAGCGAGGGTGGTCGATCCCTTCACGAGATAGAGAAGAATGCAAAGCGTTTCGAAATTGAGAAGGAGGAGCTTCAGGCTGCTCTCGAGGAGGCCGAGGTGGCCCTTGAACAGGAGGAAAACAAGGTTCTCCGCGGCCAGCTGGAACTTAGCCAAGTCAGACAAGAAATTGAAAAGCGAattcaagaaaaggaagaagaattcgaCGCGACCCG aaAGACTCATCAACGTGCAATTGACTCCATGCAAGCTTCTCTTGAGGCTGAGGCTAAGAGTAAGGCTGAAGCTCTCCGTATGAAGAAGAAATTGGAGTCTGACATCAATGAACTGGAAATTGCGCTCGACCAGTCTAACAAGGCCAATGCTGACATTCAAAAGGCAGTCAAGAAAGCACAACTGGAGCTGAAGGACATGCAAGCTCGCATTGAAGAAGAGCAACTTGTTGCCTCAGAATACCGGGAACAAGCCAGTGCCTCTGAACGCAAGGCTAACGCCGTGAACGGCGAACTCGAAGAATCACGCACACTCCTGGAGCAGTCCGACCGTGCCCGTCGCCAGGCTGAGTCTGAACTTGCTGACTCCAACGAATCTTTGAGCCATCTGTCGGCCCAGCATGGATCGTTGTCCATGGCGAAGAGGAAGCTGGAAGGCGAGATGCAGACCCTTCAT GCTGACCTGGATGACATGCTGAACGAGTCCAAGAACTCTGAAGACAAGTCCAAGAAAGCTATGGTTGACGCTGCTCGTCTGGCCGATGAACTCCGCGCTGAACAGGAGCACGCCCAGAACCTGGAAAAGATACGGAGGGGTCTAGAAGTTTCTGTCAAGGAGCTGCAAGGTCGTCTTGAGGAATGTGAAGCTAACGCACACAAGACCGGCAAGAAGGCTCTTGCTAAACTGGAAACCCGAATCCGAGAGCTGGAATCGCAGTTCGACGACGAAGCGCGCCGTCATGCTGATGCACAGAAGAACCTGAGGAAGTGCGAGAGGCGCATCAAGGAGCTCAGCTTCCAGTCCGACGAGGACAAGAAGAACCACGAGAGGATGCAGGACCTGGTCGACAAGCTCCAGCAGAAGATCAAGACCTACAAGCGCCAGATCGAGGAGGCCGAGGAGATCGCCGCCCTCAACCTGGCCAAGTATCGTAAAGCTCAGCAAGAACTGGAAGGAGCTAGAAACTGA